A genomic segment from Nicotiana tabacum cultivar K326 chromosome 9, ASM71507v2, whole genome shotgun sequence encodes:
- the LOC107763708 gene encoding uncharacterized protein LOC107763708 has protein sequence MQKILKAHKYVIQAGMSMDEMISMDQFFINNIYCKLRGNVPKVAWRRLTCNNQSAPKWNFILLLTVHGRLYTRDKLKRWGVIHDATCPMCGAAEESISHLFYWQGLYRQPMEWAAEVQWAISQHNGKSASAEIYKMAIAGSVYQLWHERNLRVFQHRQRLAGEIVRVIIQEIFYRGSMKLSLRKKLQSLNFYP, from the exons ATGCAGAAAATCTTGAAAGCACACAAATATGTCATACAGGCTGGAATGAGTATGGATGAGATGATTAGCATGGATCAATTCTTTATCAACAACATTTATTGCAAGCTGAGGGGTAATGTGCCAAAGGTGGCCTGGAGAAGGCTGACTTGCAACAATCAGAGTGCCCCTAAATGGAACTTCATACTTCTACTCACGGTTCATGGTAGATTATATACAAGGGACAAACTAAAGAGATGGGGAGTGATACACGATGCAACATGTCCTATGTGTGGAGCGGCTGAGGAAAGTATATCCCATTTGTTCTAT TGGCAAGGTCTATATAGGCAGCCTATGGAATGGGCTGCAGAAGTACAATGGGCTATATCACAGCATAATGGAAAGAGTGCATCTGCTGAAATTTACAAGATGGCTATTGCTGGCAGTGTATATCAACTATGGCATGAAAGGAATCTCAGAGTATTTCAGCACAGACAAAGATTAGCGGGGGAGATAGTTAGAGTGATTATACAAGAGATATTCTATAGAGGAAGCATGAAGCTGTCACTGAGGAAGAAGCTGCAAAGTCTAAATTTCTACCCATGA
- the LOC142164042 gene encoding uncharacterized protein LOC142164042 translates to MQEDHWIEVRDKSTSRSGQNTSKNGNLAVTNAFSSLGLPSTQHQSQVDEGTGGARGQFYGLHSVAARRPLWDELASIARIQHEAWVTMGDYNTIRHYDDRIKENPVQEYEVADFKRFMVDTNMVELKTTGRRYKWTNNHVLSKIDWALVNSEWMTTWTHVEATTLDPYFSYHNPIAIEIGGRGFKGARPFRFFNHLAQHPYFLLLVKHKLKALNCREFSKATKKVEYYRKKLAEIQHEARDPQKQVELAEKEKELKQQLEKWVLTEEIILKQKSRVKYLQLGDTNIAYFYARMKNMTAYNQIRRLNTIDGNIAQTEKEVEIEVIKYQNLLGSAADILPTVQLDVLDEGHKLTRDQQLKLIEPISREEVYNAVEDIYEQKAPGCDGFNSHFFKKSWQVVGEEIISAVMDFFHTGNMFKPINCTSVTLVPKVKNPLTIKEFRKFLWSGGANESNKALIAWETLCYPKAAGGVNFIDVELWNKAAICK, encoded by the exons ATGCAAGAGGATCATTGGATAGAGGTCAGAGACAAATCAACAAGTCGAAGTGGTCAGAATACCTCCAAAAATGGCAATCTGGCAGTAACAAATGCATTCAGCTCTCTAGGATTACCAAGTACACAACATCAATCTCAGGTGGATGAAGGGACTGGAGGAGCTCGTGGACAAT TTTATGGTTTGCACAGTGTGGCTGCTAGAAGGCCACTATGGGATGAGTTAGCATCTATTGCTCGAATACAACATGAGGCCTGGGTTACCATGGGAGATTATAATACTATAAGGCACTATGATGACAGAATTAAGGAAAATCCTGTGCAGGAATATGAGGTTGCTGACTTTAAGAGATTTATGGTGGACACTAATATGGTGGAGCTTAAAACTACTGGAAGAAGATATAAATGGACTAATAACCATGTTCTTAGCAAGATTGATTGGGCTCTTGTAAATAGTGAATGGATGACTACTTGGACACATGTGGAAGCTACAACCTTAGATCCTtatttctcatatcataatccTATAGCTATAGAAATTGGAGGGAGAGGATTCAAAGGGGCTAGGCCATTCAGATTCTTCAATCATTTGGCGCAGCACCCTTATTTTCTCTTATTG GTCAAGCATAAGCTAAAGGCACTAAACTGTAGAGAGTTTTCAAAAGCAACTAAAAAGGTGGAATATTACAGGAAGAAGCTGGctgaaatacaacatgaagcaaGAGATCCCCAGAAGCAGGTAGAACTAGCCGAGAAGGAGAAGGAATTGAAACAACAACTAGAAAAGTGGGTGCTAACTGAGGAAATCATTCTTAAGCAAAAATCAAGAGTGAAATATCTACAACTAGGGGATACTAACATTGCCTATTTCTATGCTCGCATGAAGAACATGACTGCTTATAACCAAATAAGAAGACTCAATACTATAGATGGTAATATAGCACAAACTGAGAAAGAAGTGGAGATAGAAGTTATCAAATATCAAAATCTGCTTGGGTCTGCAGCAGATATATTACCAACAGTTCAACTGGATGTACTTGATGAAGGACATAAGCTGACCAGAGATCAACAACTGAAATTGATAGAACCAATCTCAAGAGAGGAGGTATACAATGCAGTTGAGGACATTTATGAACAGAAGGCTCCTGGATGTGATGGTTTCAACTCACATTTCTTCAAGAAAAGTTGGCAGGTAGTAGGGGAAGAAATCATCTCTGCTGTTATGGATTTCTTTCACACAGGCAACATGTTTAAGCCTATTAACTGCACATCAGTAACACTTGTGCCTAAGGTGAAGAACCCTCTAACAATAAAAGAGTTTAG AAAATTCTTATGGAGTGGTGGGGCAAATGAGTCGAATAAGGCACTGATTGCATGGGAAACTCTTTGTTATCCCAAAGCTGCAGGAGGTGTAAATTTCATTGATGTTGAGTTATGGAATAAAGCTGCAATTTGTAAGTAG
- the LOC107763705 gene encoding putative receptor-like protein kinase At1g49730 — MEALIFKIRLLILALVHFRSHSGPISLVKHFSYKDIKKATDCFRRVVYISSKRVAYRAKFRNGRAAIVKEVRAAEDQDDTAFYREVQILGRLHHRHVAALNGFSSGPKRFLVFEDMEKGSLKEHLSDPLKTPLNWRIRLQIAVGIAAAVEYLHFFCDPPMYHVSISSSTIMLDENFTAKLCDVSLLSSESNIPPPKSKCSKECRDEICKHTIYQLGLLILELVTGQSSEDGGVDLVQWVQDSRLRRRSIHQMIDPDLGDSYDFRELKALLAVAKMCVQSIHKPTIKTPQILWFLQKKLGISQGVPQ, encoded by the exons ATGGAAGCTTTGATCTTCAAGATCAGGCTTCTTATTCTTGCTTTGGTTCATTTCAGATCTCATTCAG GTCCAATATCCTTGGTGAAACATTTTTCTTATAAAGACATAAAGAAAGCAACTGATTGTTTTAGGAGAGTTGTTTATATCTCTTCCAAAAGAGTTGCTTACAGAGCCAAATTTCGAAATGGCCGTGCTGCAATAGTGAAAGAAGTCCGAGCTGCTGAAGATCAGGATGATACTGCCTTCTACAGGGAGGTACAGATACTCGGTCGCTTGCATCATCGACATGTTGCTGCACTTAATGGATTCTCTAGTGGCCCTAAGAG GTTTTTAGTGTTTGAAGATATGGAAAAAGGAAGTCTGAAGGAACACCTCTCTG ATCCTCTGAAGACTCCATTGAACTGGAGAATAAGGTTGCAGATAGCCGTTGGCATTGCTGCTGCTGTG GAATATCTCCATTTCTTTTGTGATCCGCCTATGTACCATGTTTCAATCAGTTCAAGTACCATCATGCTGGACGAGAACTTTACAGCTAAA CTCTGTGATGTTAGCCTTCTTTCTTCTGAGAGCAACATTCCACCACCGAAATCTAAATGCTCGAAAG AATGTAGAGATGAGATCTGCAAACATACAATCTACCAGCTTGGTTTATTGATTCTTGAGTTAGTCACGGGTCAATCCTCAGAGGACGGAGGCGTTGACTTAGTTCAGTGGGTCCAAGATTCTCGTCTCCGGAGAAGGTCCATTCACCAGATGATAGATCCGGATCTAGGAGACAGCTATGATTTCAGAGAGCTCAAAGCTCTTTTGGCAGTTGCAAAGATGTGTGTCCAATCCATTCATAAGCCAACAATAAAAACACCTCAAATTTTGTGGTTTCTACAAAAGAAACTGGGCATCAGCCAAGGAGTTCCCCAATGA